From a region of the Ficedula albicollis isolate OC2 chromosome 1A, FicAlb1.5, whole genome shotgun sequence genome:
- the C1AH22orf23 gene encoding UPF0193 protein EVG1, with translation PRGGSGAGRPARYSTGTRELVRAMMEEMHLTHSHKRYLMDYVKRGDALPLQRFPPSSKEPVPVSNPAAWQPRRLPARPLLRPAEVCRAGDAYTREKFKPQPTRDLEKEKRRLQNILATGKDEVEDEVAQVFVWKKEEEIAEPDRFEELMNEIQERREFLTQMEALGQGKKYQGIILTEISQKLHEMETIDKKRSEEMRNIMTKAFPIGNKSNLQD, from the exons ccccgcgggggcTCGGGGGCGGGCAGGCCGGCCCGGTACAGCACGGGCACGCGGGAGCTAGTGAGAG CGATGATGGAGGAGATGCACCTGACGCATTCCCACAAGCGATACCTGATGGACTATGTGAAAC GGGGAGATGCCCTGCCCCTTCAGAGATTCCCCCCGTCCAGCAAAGAGCCAGTGCCTGTTTCCaacccagcagcctggcagccacGCAGGCTTCCAGCTAGACCGCTCCTCCGGCCTGCCGAGGTCTGCCGGGCAGGAGATGCTTACACCCGAGAGAAATTCAAGCCACAGCCCACGC GAGatttggaaaaggagaagagaagacttcAAAACATCTTAGCAACAGGAAAGGATGAGGTGGAGGATGAGGTAGCACAGGTGTTTGtttggaaaaaggaagaggagataGCTGAGCCGGACCGGTTTGAAGAAT TGATGAATGAAATTCAAGAGAGGAGGGAATTCTTGACACAGATGGAAGCTCTAGGACAGGGCAAGAAGTATCAAGGGATCATCCTCACTGAAATCTCACAG AAGTTGCATGAGATGGAGACCATTGACAAGAAGAGAAGTGAGGAAATGAGAAACATCATGACAAAAGCCTTCCCTATTGGGAACAAATCCAATCTCCAAGACTAG